A window from Hymenobacter volaticus encodes these proteins:
- a CDS encoding SH3 domain-containing protein: MLKKPFLFFLISLWFSQPSTAQKVTPKLARADSAFDAGAYQLAYRQYRGLLRQEAVASPRLLLRMAYVQEGLGHYPAALYYLHMALARQPRLATWHKMAELARDQRLAGYPETWRQDLQLTFRRYYYFGLQGLLIGAVVSGTLLLVRRRQITRGWWVAYGSYLVFTAVYLNLLGTERAALVVRPTAALMAGPSAGSAWLTTAAAGDRLVVQGQQDTWYQVQWQGQEAYIRTQDLLLVQ; this comes from the coding sequence TTGCTGAAAAAGCCCTTTCTTTTTTTTCTGATTTCGCTCTGGTTCTCCCAACCCTCTACGGCGCAGAAAGTTACTCCAAAACTCGCCCGCGCCGACTCTGCCTTCGATGCCGGAGCTTATCAGTTAGCATATCGGCAATACCGAGGATTGTTGCGCCAAGAAGCTGTAGCCTCGCCCCGTTTGCTTTTGCGCATGGCGTACGTGCAAGAGGGATTAGGGCATTACCCAGCCGCGCTCTACTACCTACACATGGCCTTGGCCCGGCAGCCCCGCTTAGCTACTTGGCACAAAATGGCAGAGCTAGCGCGCGACCAGCGCCTAGCGGGCTACCCCGAAACGTGGCGGCAGGACTTGCAGCTTACTTTCCGACGTTACTACTATTTCGGGTTGCAAGGGCTGTTGATTGGCGCGGTGGTGAGTGGCACTTTGCTGCTGGTACGCCGGCGGCAGATAACCCGCGGCTGGTGGGTAGCCTACGGTTCTTATCTGGTTTTTACGGCGGTGTACCTCAACCTGCTAGGCACCGAACGCGCTGCGCTGGTAGTGCGGCCCACCGCCGCCCTGATGGCCGGTCCTAGTGCCGGCTCTGCTTGGCTTACCACGGCGGCCGCCGGCGACCGGCTGGTTGTGCAAGGCCAGCAAGACACGTGGTACCAAGTACAATGGCAGGGCCAAGAAGCGTATATCCGTACCCAAGACTTGCTGCTAGTACAGTAG
- a CDS encoding SDR family oxidoreductase: MKNKVVLITGGTSGIGRACAVAFGQAGARVVITGRDEARLQDTARELTSLGITHHTVRADVGVEADSERAVAETIQAFGQLDVLLNNAGISMRARFQEVDLEVIRRLMQTNFFGTVYTTKFALPHLLASKGSVVGVSSIAGYRGLPGRTGYSASKFAMHGFLEALRTELLPQGVHVLLACPGFTASNIRQVALAADGSAQGESPRDEQKMMSSEEVAEHILAAVRHRRRDLVLTSQGKLTVFLNKWLPSLTDKLVLSHFRKEEKGEL; encoded by the coding sequence ATGAAAAATAAAGTAGTTCTTATTACGGGCGGTACGTCTGGCATCGGCCGGGCCTGCGCCGTGGCCTTCGGGCAGGCAGGTGCCCGCGTCGTTATTACGGGCCGCGACGAAGCGCGCCTTCAGGATACTGCCCGCGAGTTAACCAGCCTCGGTATTACGCACCACACTGTACGCGCCGATGTAGGAGTAGAGGCGGATTCCGAGCGCGCCGTAGCCGAGACCATTCAAGCTTTCGGTCAGCTCGATGTGCTGCTCAACAATGCGGGCATCAGTATGCGGGCCCGCTTTCAGGAAGTAGATCTCGAGGTTATCCGCCGTTTGATGCAAACCAACTTTTTCGGCACCGTCTACACCACCAAGTTTGCGCTGCCCCACCTACTGGCCAGCAAAGGGTCGGTGGTAGGGGTGAGCAGCATTGCCGGCTACCGCGGTTTGCCAGGACGCACGGGCTACTCGGCTTCAAAGTTTGCCATGCATGGCTTTCTGGAAGCGTTGCGTACCGAACTGCTGCCCCAGGGCGTGCACGTACTGCTGGCTTGTCCTGGTTTCACTGCCTCCAATATTCGCCAGGTAGCCCTAGCCGCCGACGGCTCGGCCCAGGGCGAGTCGCCACGCGACGAGCAGAAGATGATGAGCAGCGAGGAAGTGGCCGAGCACATCCTGGCCGCCGTCCGTCACCGCCGCCGCGACCTGGTGCTTACCAGCCAAGGCAAACTCACAGTCTTCCTCAACAAATGGCTCCCCAGCCTGACTGACAAGTTAGTTCTCAGCCATTTCCGCAAAGAGGAAAAAGGGGAATTGTAA
- a CDS encoding GEVED domain-containing protein, producing the protein MPPATSACTPGSAPASGYAFGMGILNVTLGSINNTTLGVQDGYRDYACTLGASLTIGQSYPISIRTNSGVNETVRVWLDINNDGTLNPTTELIFSSNAKQLHTGTISLPANTVLGTRLRLRVAADWENSPIPTPCSTPQYSQTEDYAITAVTNTAAPVAEFVADQTLTCSGCVQFTDQSQNAPSSWLWNFGDNTTSTLQNPNHCYTTPGTYTVTLTATNATGSNVRTRTSYIEYNSTVPVAATCTPTTTAYCCDYGITRFALGTLVKTSLNGQAGYENFTCSSRVQLTEGTVVSISVTTGGTTPHDTRVWLDLNNDGAFTTGELLYTALNRASPSGTLTIPGSAVKNVPLRLRVLADFVGGASGPCANPQLGQVEDYTVTVQQNTNPPVAAFTSNYVLGNCQNPVQFTDQSSNAPTSWLWNFGDGSTSTQQNPSHIYSTAGVFNVTLTATNSFGNNVVTRNGYVVFMQPCVSYCTATSTTANIWLTNVAVRRGAATDLDNTSAASANGYGNYIDQVVNLYQGQSTTLSLSVNATFQHVLWAWIDWNRNGTYETSELVMNGITSATTFSAPIAVPGTAGSTGFTRMRVMVRLNNLPTPTACQINQNNSETEEYSVQVNQVLATLEARTMPALTIFPNPSADGHLRLRLPDPAAAGTYAVRIDNVVGAQVMETSVKLSPNQEATLDLSNLPRGLYMVRLQNAEGKMATRRVQVGY; encoded by the coding sequence GTGCCCCCCGCCACTAGTGCTTGCACGCCAGGGTCGGCACCGGCTTCCGGCTACGCCTTCGGGATGGGTATCCTGAACGTGACGTTAGGCTCCATCAACAATACCACGTTGGGGGTACAAGATGGGTACCGCGACTATGCTTGTACCCTTGGTGCCTCCCTGACGATTGGCCAAAGCTATCCTATTAGCATTCGTACTAACTCAGGTGTCAATGAAACGGTCCGCGTGTGGCTGGATATCAACAACGACGGCACGCTTAATCCAACCACGGAGCTGATTTTTTCTTCCAATGCCAAGCAGCTGCACACGGGCACTATTTCCTTGCCAGCCAACACAGTATTGGGCACCCGCCTGCGGCTGCGCGTTGCGGCTGACTGGGAAAATTCGCCGATACCCACTCCTTGCTCCACCCCCCAGTATTCGCAAACCGAAGACTACGCCATAACCGCCGTGACGAATACGGCGGCGCCGGTAGCAGAATTTGTGGCCGACCAAACCCTTACTTGTTCGGGTTGCGTGCAGTTCACCGACCAATCGCAAAATGCTCCTTCGAGCTGGCTCTGGAACTTCGGTGACAACACAACCAGCACCCTGCAAAACCCTAACCACTGCTATACCACGCCCGGTACCTATACTGTAACGCTGACGGCAACCAATGCAACGGGATCCAACGTGCGCACCCGCACCAGCTACATCGAGTACAACAGCACGGTGCCGGTAGCCGCCACTTGTACGCCCACTACCACCGCCTACTGCTGCGACTACGGCATCACGCGTTTCGCGCTTGGTACGCTCGTAAAGACCTCTCTGAACGGACAAGCTGGCTACGAAAATTTCACTTGTAGCAGCCGAGTACAGCTCACTGAAGGCACAGTCGTTTCAATTAGCGTCACTACGGGCGGCACCACGCCGCACGATACCCGCGTGTGGCTGGATTTAAACAATGACGGAGCTTTTACAACTGGGGAATTGCTTTACACAGCCCTAAACCGCGCCAGCCCTTCCGGGACCTTGACTATTCCGGGCTCAGCTGTGAAAAACGTGCCGTTGCGCTTGCGGGTGCTGGCTGATTTTGTGGGTGGAGCTAGCGGCCCCTGCGCCAATCCGCAGCTTGGCCAAGTGGAGGATTACACCGTGACGGTGCAGCAAAATACTAATCCACCCGTGGCAGCCTTTACCTCGAACTACGTGCTAGGCAATTGCCAAAACCCGGTGCAGTTCACCGACCAAAGCAGCAATGCCCCCACGAGCTGGCTTTGGAACTTTGGGGATGGCAGCACCAGCACGCAACAGAATCCTTCGCATATCTACTCGACCGCGGGGGTATTCAACGTCACGCTAACGGCAACCAATTCCTTTGGCAATAATGTCGTAACGCGCAACGGCTACGTGGTCTTTATGCAGCCGTGCGTATCGTATTGCACGGCCACGAGCACGACGGCCAATATTTGGCTGACCAACGTGGCTGTCCGCCGCGGAGCGGCCACCGACCTCGACAATACGTCGGCAGCTTCCGCCAACGGCTACGGCAATTACATCGATCAAGTGGTGAATTTGTACCAAGGGCAGAGTACCACGCTTAGTTTGAGCGTGAATGCCACCTTCCAGCACGTACTGTGGGCCTGGATAGACTGGAACCGCAACGGCACTTACGAAACGTCGGAACTGGTAATGAACGGGATAACTTCCGCAACAACATTCTCGGCGCCCATTGCTGTCCCGGGCACGGCTGGCAGCACAGGGTTTACACGGATGCGGGTGATGGTACGGCTCAATAACTTGCCTACTCCCACCGCCTGTCAGATCAATCAAAACAACTCGGAAACCGAAGAGTATTCGGTGCAAGTAAACCAAGTGCTGGCTACGCTTGAGGCGCGTACAATGCCGGCGCTAACTATTTTCCCAAATCCTTCGGCTGACGGCCATCTGCGCTTGCGCCTCCCCGACCCTGCTGCGGCGGGCACTTACGCCGTGCGCATCGATAATGTGGTGGGCGCCCAGGTGATGGAGACTTCCGTGAAGCTGAGCCCCAATCAAGAAGCCACCCTAGACCTCTCCAATCTGCCTCGCGGCCTGTATATGGTGCGCTTGCAAAACGCCGAAGGGAAAATGGCCACGCGTCGCGTTCAAGTCGGCTATTAG
- a CDS encoding PKD-like domain-containing protein, producing MAKPILRALFLLLLLAGLRPGSAVASHLLGGEMTYQYLDANGPAGTQFRYRVTVFIYLNSECSVPGVPSQTVSNVPDGRCNIFLNLYNKTTGQRINSGEGSNNYPCAQVVCGGATQFDQQPGGTFRLPRISNPSITPPQPGGCSIPAGTLPSVRLARYEAIINLPVSLAGYYAVYTDGTRNFNIDNLTNPSGQNQTLYVDMAPPLLPNSSPTFSDTAVVVICQGDTSILVNNAVDPDGDRLIYSFSTPYNDVQNNFPATTFTPPPPSVLYAPGYSATNPFGTAPGNYAFLNASNGISRYATSRVGRFVVAVEVKEYRSINGNEVLIGSTRREIQLVSRTCQPNNSPQFTPATVATRTFTIQEGQSLSFNLAATDSDGNPINLRANSVLLDGAGPFNATFGGNQGTVLPGAPTGSATVQGPSGSVNSQFVFNSQCGNARSTPYDVVVTATDVACGAKTVAEVFQILVTKAAGPTSITGETVICDRSTPRSYTVAGPTASSYRWTVQGGIIQGSSTANTVQVLWNGTGAGRVTVRGISALNCPTDSVSRTIDVRPIGALTVTPATPTICQGASTTLTASGGTSYTWTSSTGQTFTGTSITVTPAVTTTYTVTTTDGSCTASRAVTVTVTPQAVANAGADATVCSGIATTLGTAGLTGYTYQWSPATGLSNATVAQPTLTFTNTGTTAQSLKYVVTATTTSGCIARDTVTVLVNPAAVALAGADQTFCSGGTATLGNAASAVAGSTYAWSPVTGLSSSNGVTTTVTLPNTTAVPVVNQYILTVTTSNGCVNRDTVRVTVNPAAVANAGTDRAVCSGIATTLGTAALTGYTYQWSPATGLSSATAATPTLTLINTGPTPQLLTYTVTATTAQGCTSTSMVRVTVNPAAIATAGTDRTVCSGVATTLGAAAATGYTYAWSPATGLSSTTDANPTLTLPNTGTAPQVLNYIVTATTSNGCVARDTVRITVNPAAVANAGADRALCSGDQTTLGSTSLTGYTYAWNPATGLSSATVTQPVFSQTNTGTTPQILTYILTATTAQGCVSTSTVRVTVNPAAVANAGADAAVCDGKRTTLGTTALAGYTYQWSPATNLSSASAAQPTFTGVNTSQNPLTLTYVVTATTAQNCVGRDTVRITVNPRPLPDSIQGSASVCPTIQGVAYSIRNARGTAYQWLVTGGTIASGQGTAAITVNWGTASTTASVKAFQLNSLGCSSDTITFPVRVNQQLITQRPTGPLNVCLADGPFTYQTSLTNGSTYGWQIVGAPR from the coding sequence ATGGCTAAACCTATACTCCGCGCCTTATTCCTGCTGCTCCTGCTCGCGGGGCTGCGCCCAGGTTCGGCGGTAGCTTCTCACTTGTTGGGAGGCGAAATGACCTATCAATACCTTGATGCCAACGGCCCCGCAGGCACCCAGTTTCGCTATCGGGTCACGGTATTTATTTACTTGAACTCGGAATGTTCGGTTCCGGGAGTTCCCTCCCAGACGGTGTCGAACGTACCTGATGGGCGTTGCAACATCTTTCTAAATCTTTACAATAAGACCACGGGCCAGCGCATCAATAGTGGCGAAGGCTCCAACAACTATCCGTGTGCGCAAGTGGTGTGCGGCGGCGCTACCCAGTTCGACCAGCAACCAGGAGGTACGTTTCGGCTGCCGCGGATTTCCAATCCGAGTATTACCCCGCCGCAGCCAGGTGGATGTAGCATTCCAGCCGGCACGCTGCCCTCGGTACGGCTGGCCCGCTACGAGGCCATCATCAACCTGCCCGTGTCGCTGGCGGGTTACTACGCAGTGTACACCGATGGTACGCGCAACTTCAACATTGACAACCTAACCAACCCCAGCGGCCAGAACCAGACCCTGTACGTGGACATGGCTCCCCCGCTGCTGCCCAATTCGTCGCCTACCTTCTCGGATACGGCCGTGGTCGTTATCTGCCAGGGCGATACCAGCATTCTGGTCAACAACGCCGTCGATCCGGACGGTGACCGGCTGATTTATTCGTTCAGCACACCCTACAACGACGTTCAAAACAACTTCCCGGCCACAACATTTACTCCGCCTCCGCCTAGCGTTTTGTATGCGCCGGGCTACTCGGCCACGAATCCCTTCGGTACTGCTCCTGGCAATTATGCCTTCTTGAATGCCAGCAACGGTATTAGCCGCTACGCTACCTCCCGGGTGGGGCGGTTTGTGGTGGCGGTAGAGGTGAAAGAGTACCGCTCTATCAATGGCAATGAAGTCCTGATTGGCTCTACGCGCCGCGAAATTCAATTGGTGTCACGAACATGTCAGCCCAACAACTCGCCGCAGTTTACGCCGGCCACGGTTGCCACTCGCACGTTCACAATTCAGGAAGGACAATCCTTGAGTTTTAACCTAGCCGCTACCGACTCCGATGGCAACCCGATTAACCTAAGGGCGAATAGTGTGCTGCTTGATGGTGCCGGGCCCTTCAACGCCACGTTTGGGGGCAACCAAGGAACGGTGCTACCGGGGGCTCCTACGGGCAGTGCTACTGTGCAGGGCCCTAGCGGCAGTGTTAATAGCCAGTTCGTATTCAACAGCCAGTGCGGTAATGCTCGCAGCACGCCCTACGACGTAGTGGTAACGGCTACCGACGTAGCGTGCGGTGCCAAAACGGTGGCCGAAGTGTTTCAGATTTTGGTAACGAAAGCTGCCGGCCCAACGAGCATTACGGGCGAAACCGTTATCTGCGACCGAAGCACCCCACGGTCCTACACAGTAGCCGGACCCACCGCTAGCTCCTACCGCTGGACTGTGCAGGGCGGCATCATCCAGGGCTCTAGCACTGCCAACACGGTGCAGGTACTGTGGAATGGTACCGGCGCAGGTCGCGTAACGGTACGCGGTATATCGGCGCTCAATTGCCCTACCGATTCGGTGTCGCGCACGATTGATGTACGGCCAATTGGTGCACTGACTGTAACGCCCGCTACTCCTACCATTTGTCAGGGTGCTTCCACTACGCTTACTGCTTCAGGTGGCACCAGCTACACCTGGACCAGCAGTACCGGTCAAACCTTCACGGGAACCAGCATCACGGTAACGCCTGCCGTTACTACCACCTACACCGTGACGACTACGGATGGAAGTTGTACTGCCTCACGAGCGGTAACTGTGACGGTGACTCCTCAGGCAGTTGCCAATGCTGGGGCCGATGCTACAGTGTGTTCGGGAATTGCCACTACGCTCGGGACGGCAGGTCTAACCGGCTACACCTACCAGTGGAGCCCCGCTACGGGCTTGAGTAACGCTACAGTTGCGCAGCCAACCCTAACCTTCACTAACACGGGCACCACCGCTCAATCCTTGAAATACGTGGTAACGGCCACCACCACCTCCGGCTGCATAGCCCGCGATACCGTGACAGTGCTGGTGAACCCGGCGGCTGTAGCGCTGGCAGGTGCTGACCAGACGTTTTGCTCGGGTGGCACCGCTACGTTGGGCAATGCTGCTAGTGCCGTGGCAGGCAGCACGTACGCCTGGAGCCCGGTCACGGGATTGAGTTCCTCGAATGGCGTTACTACCACTGTTACGCTGCCTAACACCACTGCGGTACCCGTTGTCAACCAATACATTCTGACCGTAACAACCAGCAACGGCTGCGTAAACCGCGACACAGTACGAGTAACCGTGAACCCTGCGGCTGTTGCCAATGCAGGCACCGACCGGGCCGTGTGCTCGGGTATAGCTACCACGCTCGGCACGGCGGCTCTAACAGGTTACACCTATCAGTGGAGCCCGGCCACGGGCCTGAGCAGCGCTACCGCTGCCACGCCGACTCTAACGCTAATAAACACGGGCCCTACGCCGCAACTCCTGACGTACACCGTGACGGCTACCACGGCGCAGGGCTGCACTTCCACCAGCATGGTACGGGTAACCGTCAATCCTGCTGCTATTGCCACTGCGGGTACCGACCGGACCGTTTGCTCGGGCGTAGCCACCACGCTTGGCGCGGCAGCCGCCACGGGATATACGTACGCCTGGAGTCCAGCTACCGGCCTGAGCAGCACTACTGATGCTAACCCTACCTTAACGCTGCCTAACACCGGCACTGCGCCGCAGGTATTAAACTACATTGTGACGGCCACAACCAGCAACGGCTGTGTGGCCCGGGATACGGTGCGCATCACCGTAAACCCAGCCGCCGTAGCAAATGCCGGGGCCGACCGCGCCCTATGCTCCGGCGACCAAACGACCTTGGGCTCGACCTCGCTTACTGGCTACACCTATGCTTGGAATCCAGCTACGGGCTTGAGCAGCGCCACCGTTACCCAACCGGTTTTCTCGCAAACCAATACGGGTACCACGCCCCAGATCCTCACCTACATCCTCACGGCCACTACCGCCCAAGGATGCGTAAGCACCAGCACAGTACGCGTAACCGTCAATCCCGCGGCAGTGGCTAATGCCGGCGCCGATGCCGCAGTTTGCGACGGTAAGCGCACGACATTGGGTACCACCGCCTTAGCGGGCTACACCTACCAATGGAGCCCAGCCACCAACCTGAGTAGCGCTTCCGCTGCCCAGCCCACCTTTACCGGGGTAAACACCAGTCAGAATCCGCTTACTCTCACGTATGTGGTGACGGCCACGACGGCCCAGAACTGCGTCGGCCGCGATACAGTGCGCATCACTGTGAACCCACGCCCTTTGCCCGACAGTATTCAGGGCTCCGCTTCGGTATGCCCTACAATACAAGGCGTGGCTTATTCGATTCGCAATGCGCGTGGTACTGCCTATCAATGGCTGGTGACGGGGGGTACTATTGCTAGCGGCCAGGGTACGGCGGCTATTACCGTGAACTGGGGTACGGCCTCTACTACCGCAAGCGTGAAGGCTTTCCAACTGAACTCGCTTGGTTGCTCTTCGGACACGATTACGTTCCCGGTACGGGTCAATCAGCAGCTCATCACCCAGCGGCCAACCGGCCCATTGAATGTGTGCTTGGCTGATGGGCCCTTCACGTATCAAACTTCCCTCACGAACGGCTCCACCTATGGCTGGCAGATCGTGGGGGCACCCAGGTAA
- a CDS encoding gliding motility-associated C-terminal domain-containing protein, translating into MTFTRPGIAKLVVTESSNPAGGRCLGQSDTLYITVRPSPATNLAINGPAQACAAGGNLTFTLPGATASTYHFQLNNATITSTGNTVTLPTPAVGTYTLTARETNASLCPGPLYTKTFTVVPALAINGPASYCPEARTGLSYTVGTGLPGAVYQWTITGGTLVSGQNTPTIRVDFPAGNTPATIQVTETTSNGCAATLTVRPDNASTNLVVASVEPQDDRRVTLTLNVPNNTGNTNRVNIMRRPAGSTGAFVAVGTSATTATSFTDTGVDTDASAYEYRLELTNACGTLLSSTQHTTIRAVATAVEGGAGRDQGKVTVTWSPYVGFAVRDYQVFRRVSNGTEELVQTVAATTTSITLTTGSAGFDQCFRVQAIAATGALVSSSNSACVEFANDLVFYNVVTPNGDGLNDQFIVKNVELYSGTTLTVFNRWGKEVYKTNNYRNTFDGANSPAGVYYYQLQLAGGRSYKGWFEVVK; encoded by the coding sequence GTGACTTTCACACGCCCCGGTATTGCCAAGCTCGTCGTGACGGAATCCAGCAACCCGGCCGGGGGCCGCTGCTTGGGCCAGAGCGATACGCTGTACATCACGGTGCGGCCTTCACCGGCCACTAATCTGGCTATCAACGGGCCAGCGCAGGCGTGCGCAGCAGGTGGCAACCTGACCTTTACTTTGCCCGGCGCAACTGCTTCCACTTATCACTTTCAGTTAAACAACGCTACCATCACCAGCACCGGCAACACCGTCACGTTGCCAACGCCAGCGGTAGGCACTTATACCCTTACAGCTCGCGAAACCAACGCTAGCCTCTGCCCCGGTCCGCTCTATACCAAGACCTTCACCGTAGTACCCGCCCTGGCCATAAATGGTCCGGCCAGCTACTGCCCCGAAGCGCGTACCGGCCTCAGCTATACAGTGGGTACTGGCTTGCCGGGCGCAGTTTATCAATGGACGATAACGGGCGGCACCCTTGTTAGCGGCCAGAACACGCCTACCATCCGCGTTGACTTCCCCGCAGGAAACACCCCGGCCACCATCCAAGTAACGGAAACGACCAGCAACGGCTGCGCCGCCACGCTCACGGTACGTCCCGACAATGCTAGCACTAACTTGGTAGTAGCCTCGGTCGAGCCGCAAGATGACCGCCGGGTTACACTCACGCTCAACGTGCCCAACAACACCGGCAACACCAACCGCGTGAACATTATGCGTCGGCCGGCGGGCAGTACCGGGGCCTTCGTGGCGGTAGGCACCTCGGCCACTACGGCCACCAGCTTCACCGACACGGGCGTGGACACCGATGCCAGCGCCTACGAATACCGCTTGGAGCTAACCAACGCCTGCGGCACCTTGCTCAGCAGCACGCAACACACGACCATTCGCGCGGTGGCTACCGCTGTGGAAGGTGGAGCTGGCCGGGACCAAGGCAAAGTGACCGTAACATGGAGCCCATATGTAGGCTTCGCGGTGCGAGATTACCAAGTCTTCCGACGCGTCAGCAACGGCACCGAGGAACTGGTGCAAACCGTAGCCGCTACCACTACTAGCATCACGCTCACGACCGGTAGCGCCGGCTTCGATCAGTGCTTCCGGGTACAGGCCATAGCGGCGACTGGTGCGCTGGTTTCGTCATCCAACTCAGCCTGTGTGGAGTTTGCCAACGACTTGGTATTCTACAACGTGGTGACGCCCAATGGCGACGGCCTCAACGACCAGTTTATTGTGAAAAACGTGGAATTGTATAGTGGCACCACCCTCACTGTATTCAACCGTTGGGGCAAGGAAGTATATAAGACCAACAACTACCGCAACACCTTCGATGGGGCCAATTCGCCGGCTGGCGTGTACTACTACCAACTTCAATTAGCGGGTGGCCGGTCGTACAAAGGTTGGTTTGAGGTAGTGAAGTAA
- the rlmD gene encoding 23S rRNA (uracil(1939)-C(5))-methyltransferase RlmD, which produces MNKAAKNIPAQALREVEIQDMVAEGKCLVRIENLVVFVSQVAPGDVVDLRITRSKKSFLEAVPTHFHKYSERRVQPFCEHFGTCGGCKWQHIGYDTQLQYKHQQVADTLQRIGKVALPEIQPILPSPSQTYYRNKLEYTFSFMGWLTEEQIKDETTEYDRRVLGFHTPARFDKILDVNHCWLQPDPSNQIRLAVRNYARQHDLRFGNIIKQTGLLRNLIIRTANSGDIMVILQCYRQHQAIEPLLDYLYERFPQITSLNYVLNDKGNETFHDLEVVCYKGEPYIHEEMEGLRFRVGPKSFYQTNSEGAYNLYKVASDFAQLTGNELVYDLYTGAGTIANFVARQARHVVGVEYVEQAVADARINSEINGVTNTEFYAGDMKDVLNADFIAQHGRPDVVITDPPRAGMHEDVVRRLLEMRAPRIVYVSCNPATQARDLELLDEAYKVTRVQPVDMFPHTHHVENVVALELR; this is translated from the coding sequence GTGAATAAAGCTGCTAAAAACATTCCCGCGCAAGCCTTGCGCGAAGTTGAAATTCAAGATATGGTCGCCGAGGGCAAATGCCTCGTGCGCATTGAAAACCTCGTGGTATTTGTATCGCAGGTAGCCCCCGGCGACGTCGTTGACCTGCGCATTACCCGCAGCAAAAAGAGCTTCCTGGAAGCTGTACCTACGCACTTCCACAAATACTCGGAGCGGCGCGTGCAGCCGTTTTGCGAGCATTTTGGTACGTGCGGCGGTTGCAAGTGGCAGCATATCGGCTACGATACCCAGCTCCAGTACAAGCACCAACAGGTGGCCGACACGCTCCAGCGCATTGGCAAAGTAGCGCTGCCCGAAATTCAGCCCATCCTGCCCTCGCCTTCTCAGACCTACTACCGCAATAAGCTGGAATACACCTTCAGCTTTATGGGCTGGCTGACGGAAGAGCAGATCAAAGACGAAACTACCGAGTACGACCGGCGCGTGCTTGGCTTCCACACGCCCGCCCGCTTCGACAAGATTCTGGACGTCAACCACTGCTGGCTGCAACCCGACCCTAGCAACCAAATCCGGCTGGCGGTGCGCAACTATGCGCGCCAGCACGATCTGCGCTTCGGCAATATCATCAAGCAAACTGGCCTGTTGCGTAACCTCATTATCCGCACGGCTAATTCCGGCGACATCATGGTGATTTTGCAGTGCTACCGCCAGCACCAAGCCATTGAGCCGCTGCTGGACTATCTGTACGAACGGTTTCCGCAGATTACCTCCCTCAACTACGTCCTCAACGACAAGGGCAACGAAACCTTCCACGATCTGGAGGTAGTATGCTACAAAGGCGAACCGTACATCCACGAGGAAATGGAAGGATTGCGTTTCCGCGTCGGCCCGAAGTCGTTCTACCAAACCAACTCCGAAGGCGCTTACAACCTCTACAAAGTAGCCAGCGACTTCGCCCAGCTCACTGGCAACGAGTTAGTATATGACCTCTACACCGGCGCCGGCACCATTGCCAACTTCGTGGCCCGCCAGGCCCGACACGTAGTAGGCGTCGAGTACGTAGAGCAAGCCGTAGCCGATGCCCGTATCAACTCGGAAATCAATGGCGTGACCAATACCGAGTTCTACGCTGGCGACATGAAGGACGTGCTCAACGCCGATTTCATTGCCCAGCACGGTCGCCCCGATGTGGTCATCACCGATCCGCCGCGCGCCGGTATGCACGAAGATGTTGTGCGCCGCCTGCTCGAAATGCGTGCCCCCCGCATCGTGTACGTCAGCTGCAACCCCGCCACCCAGGCCCGCGACTTAGAGCTACTCGACGAAGCCTACAAAGTGACGCGCGTGCAGCCCGTAGACATGTTCCCACACACCCACCACGTAGAGAATGTGGTAGCATTGGAATTGCGGTAA